One genomic window of Sphingomonas sp. C3-2 includes the following:
- a CDS encoding M28 family metallopeptidase produces MKRLTSASALALALIATTAQAEPAPQPQFAPEAVRAHVDFLADDLLEGRNTGTRGYDIAAKYVATRYEALGLKPAADGKWYQQVPFAELTLTKTPEATLTVGGKTFTHGKDVLIGVGAGEEKLTLGAPVVFVGFGIDSPGQGFDDYAGLDVKGKIVVALSGFPKGTPSDLGAHLANSKAKMASDRGAIGMITVNTRERLKMRPWARSVESAFEPSIAWTEADGTPHRAAPGLRATASVDTPAAQALFAGAPRSLDKILTEAERKNARIAGFALKPEVRVERTLTRRNFTSPNVVAMLPGSDPALANEYVLLMAHLDHVGIDESKEGDKIHNGAMDNAAGIATMLEVARAMANAPIKPRRPILFAAVTAEEKGLLGSEYLAHNPLTRAGKVVSVVNLDMPVLLYDFNDVIAFGAERSTLGPIVQKAAAGAGVTLSPDPMPAEGLFTRSDHYRFVQQGIPSVFLMTGFGNGGEKAFKDFLATHYHRVSDQTDLPIDWNAAAKFTRINYEIATAIADADTAPRWYAKDFFGDTFAPGADKVEKTGS; encoded by the coding sequence ATGAAACGCCTGACCTCCGCCAGCGCCCTGGCCCTGGCGCTGATCGCCACCACCGCCCAGGCCGAACCGGCTCCCCAGCCTCAATTCGCCCCAGAAGCGGTGCGCGCGCATGTCGACTTTCTGGCCGACGACCTGTTGGAAGGGCGCAACACCGGCACGCGCGGGTACGACATCGCCGCCAAATATGTCGCGACCCGCTATGAGGCGCTGGGGCTGAAGCCCGCCGCCGATGGCAAATGGTATCAGCAGGTGCCCTTTGCCGAGTTGACGCTGACCAAAACGCCCGAGGCGACGCTCACCGTAGGCGGCAAGACGTTCACGCACGGCAAGGACGTGCTCATTGGCGTGGGCGCGGGCGAGGAAAAGCTGACGCTGGGCGCCCCCGTCGTGTTCGTGGGCTTTGGCATCGACAGCCCGGGCCAGGGGTTCGACGATTATGCCGGGCTGGACGTGAAGGGAAAGATCGTCGTCGCGCTGAGCGGTTTTCCCAAGGGCACCCCGAGCGACCTTGGCGCGCATCTGGCGAACAGCAAGGCCAAGATGGCGAGCGACCGCGGCGCGATCGGCATGATCACGGTCAACACGCGCGAGCGGCTGAAGATGCGTCCCTGGGCGCGGTCGGTTGAATCGGCGTTCGAGCCGAGCATCGCCTGGACCGAGGCGGACGGCACGCCGCACCGCGCCGCACCCGGGCTGCGCGCAACCGCATCGGTCGACACCCCGGCCGCCCAGGCGCTGTTCGCCGGTGCGCCCCGCTCGCTCGACAAGATACTGACCGAGGCCGAGCGCAAAAATGCCCGCATCGCCGGCTTTGCGCTGAAGCCCGAAGTGCGCGTGGAGCGCACGCTGACGCGGCGCAATTTCACCAGCCCCAATGTCGTCGCGATGCTGCCGGGATCGGACCCCGCGCTGGCCAATGAATATGTGCTGCTGATGGCGCATCTCGACCATGTCGGGATCGACGAGAGCAAGGAAGGCGACAAGATCCACAATGGCGCGATGGACAATGCCGCCGGCATCGCGACGATGCTGGAAGTGGCGCGCGCGATGGCGAACGCCCCGATAAAGCCGCGTCGCCCGATCCTGTTCGCCGCCGTCACCGCCGAGGAAAAGGGGCTGCTCGGGTCCGAATATCTGGCGCACAATCCGCTAACCCGCGCGGGCAAGGTGGTGAGCGTCGTCAACCTCGACATGCCGGTGCTGCTCTATGACTTCAACGACGTGATCGCCTTTGGCGCCGAACGCTCGACGCTGGGCCCCATCGTGCAGAAGGCGGCGGCGGGTGCCGGCGTGACGCTGTCCCCCGATCCGATGCCCGCCGAAGGGCTGTTCACGCGATCGGACCATTACCGCTTCGTCCAGCAGGGTATCCCCTCGGTGTTCCTGATGACCGGTTTCGGCAATGGCGGCGAAAAGGCGTTCAAGGATTTCCTGGCGACCCATTATCACCGCGTGAGCGACCAGACCGACCTGCCGATTGACTGGAATGCGGCTGCAAAATTCACGCGGATCAATTATGAGATCGCAACGGCGATCGCCGACGCAGATACCGCGCCGCGCTGGTACGCTAAGGACTTTTTCGGAGACACTTTCGCACCGGGCGCGGATAAGGTGGAAAAAACAGGGAGCTAA
- the clpB gene encoding ATP-dependent chaperone ClpB — MNLEKFTDRAKGFLQSAQTVAIRMNHQRISPEHLLKALLEDEQGMASGLIRAAGGHAELALSETDKALAKIPAVSGSGAQAAPGLDNDLVRILDSAEQVASKAGDSYVTVERLLLALVLATTTTAGKALATAGVTAEGLNGAINQLRGGRTADTAGAEDRYDALKKFARDLTQAAKDGKLDPVIGRDEEIRRTIQILARRTKNNPVLIGEPGVGKTAIAEGLALRIANGDVPDSLKDRTLMALDMGALIAGAKYRGEFEERLKGVLDEVKGAEGQIVLFVDEMHTLIGAGKTDGAMDASNLLKPALARGELHCIGATTLDEYQKYVEKDPALQRRFQPVFVGEPTVEDTISILRGLKEKYELHHGVRITDGAIVSAATLSNRYITDRFLPDKAIDLMDEAASRLRMEVESKPEEIENLDRRIIQLKIEREALKKETDDASKDRLAALEAELANLEQESAELTTRWQGEKEKIHAGAKLKEQLDGARIELDQAQRRGDLARAGELSYGVIPNLEKQLAEADAMTGSAMLREEVTSEDIASVVSRWTGIPVDKMLEGEREKLLQMEAMIGKRVIGQEDAVKAVSTAVRRSRAGLQDPNRPLGSFLFLGPTGVGKTELTKALAGFLFDDDNAMVRIDMSEFMEKHSVSRLIGAPPGYVGYEEGGVLTEAVRRRPYQVVLFDEVEKAHSDVFNVLLQVLDDGRLTDGQGRTVDFSNTLIILTSNLGSQYLAGMTDDQTTDDVEPQVMEIVRGHFRPEFLNRLDEIILFHRLAQKHMGPIVDIQVARVQKLLKDRKITLDLTDAARAWLGRVGYDPVYGARPLKRAVQKYLQDPLADMILRGEVPDGTTLKVDEGDGALVLRRG, encoded by the coding sequence ATGAACCTCGAAAAATTCACCGACCGGGCAAAGGGCTTTCTGCAGTCGGCACAGACGGTGGCGATCCGCATGAACCATCAGCGGATCAGCCCCGAACATCTGCTGAAGGCGCTGCTCGAAGACGAACAGGGCATGGCATCCGGGCTGATTCGCGCAGCCGGGGGCCATGCCGAACTGGCGCTTTCGGAAACCGACAAGGCGCTGGCGAAGATCCCCGCCGTATCGGGCAGCGGCGCACAGGCGGCGCCCGGGCTCGACAATGATCTGGTGCGCATCCTCGATTCCGCCGAGCAGGTGGCGAGCAAGGCGGGTGACTCTTATGTCACAGTCGAACGGCTGCTGCTCGCGCTCGTGCTCGCAACGACGACGACCGCCGGTAAGGCGCTGGCAACCGCGGGTGTGACCGCCGAGGGACTGAACGGCGCGATCAACCAGCTGCGCGGCGGGCGCACCGCCGACACCGCGGGTGCCGAGGACCGTTACGACGCGCTGAAGAAATTCGCGCGCGACCTGACGCAAGCCGCCAAGGACGGCAAGCTCGACCCCGTGATTGGCCGCGACGAGGAAATCCGCCGCACGATCCAGATCCTTGCCCGCCGCACCAAGAACAACCCCGTGCTGATCGGCGAACCCGGCGTCGGCAAGACCGCGATCGCCGAGGGGCTGGCGCTGCGCATCGCCAATGGCGATGTGCCCGATTCGCTGAAGGATCGCACGCTGATGGCGCTCGACATGGGCGCGCTGATCGCAGGCGCGAAATATCGCGGCGAGTTCGAGGAGCGCCTGAAGGGCGTGCTCGACGAGGTGAAGGGCGCCGAAGGCCAGATCGTGCTGTTCGTCGACGAGATGCACACGCTGATCGGCGCGGGCAAGACCGACGGCGCGATGGATGCCTCCAACCTGTTGAAGCCCGCGCTCGCGCGCGGCGAGCTGCACTGCATCGGCGCGACCACGCTCGACGAATATCAGAAATATGTCGAGAAGGACCCCGCGCTCCAGCGGCGGTTCCAGCCGGTGTTCGTCGGCGAACCCACGGTCGAGGACACGATTTCGATCCTGCGCGGGCTGAAGGAGAAATATGAGCTGCACCACGGCGTGCGGATCACCGACGGGGCGATCGTCTCGGCGGCGACGCTTTCCAACCGCTACATCACCGACCGCTTCCTGCCCGACAAGGCGATCGACCTGATGGACGAGGCCGCGTCGCGCCTGCGCATGGAGGTGGAATCGAAGCCCGAGGAAATCGAGAATCTCGACCGCCGGATCATCCAGCTCAAGATCGAGCGCGAGGCGCTGAAAAAGGAAACCGACGACGCATCGAAGGACCGGCTGGCGGCGCTGGAGGCGGAGCTTGCCAATCTGGAGCAGGAATCGGCCGAACTCACCACGCGCTGGCAGGGCGAGAAGGAAAAGATCCACGCCGGCGCCAAGCTGAAGGAACAGCTGGATGGCGCGCGCATCGAGCTTGATCAGGCGCAGCGGCGCGGCGATCTGGCGCGGGCGGGCGAGCTTTCCTACGGCGTCATCCCCAATCTGGAAAAGCAGCTGGCCGAGGCGGACGCCATGACCGGCAGCGCGATGCTGCGCGAGGAGGTGACGAGCGAGGACATCGCCTCGGTCGTCAGCCGCTGGACGGGGATTCCGGTCGACAAGATGCTGGAGGGCGAACGCGAGAAGCTGCTCCAAATGGAAGCGATGATCGGCAAGCGCGTGATCGGGCAGGAAGATGCGGTGAAGGCCGTGTCGACCGCCGTCCGCCGCAGCCGCGCCGGGCTGCAGGACCCCAACCGGCCGCTCGGCAGCTTCCTCTTCCTCGGCCCCACGGGCGTGGGCAAGACCGAGCTGACCAAGGCGCTCGCCGGGTTCCTGTTCGACGACGACAATGCGATGGTCCGCATCGACATGTCGGAGTTCATGGAGAAGCACTCGGTCTCGCGGCTGATCGGTGCGCCTCCGGGCTATGTCGGTTATGAGGAAGGCGGCGTGCTGACCGAGGCGGTGCGCCGGCGCCCCTATCAGGTCGTTCTGTTCGACGAGGTGGAAAAGGCGCATTCGGACGTCTTCAACGTGCTGCTCCAGGTGCTCGACGATGGCCGCCTGACCGACGGCCAGGGCCGCACGGTGGATTTTTCGAACACGCTGATCATCCTGACATCGAACCTGGGCAGCCAGTATCTGGCGGGGATGACCGACGACCAGACGACCGATGATGTCGAGCCACAGGTGATGGAAATCGTGCGCGGGCATTTCCGCCCCGAATTCCTCAACCGGCTGGACGAGATCATCCTGTTCCATAGGCTTGCGCAGAAGCATATGGGCCCGATCGTCGACATCCAGGTGGCGCGGGTTCAGAAGCTGCTCAAGGATCGCAAGATCACGCTCGACCTGACCGACGCGGCGCGCGCCTGGCTGGGCCGGGTCGGCTATGACCCGGTCTACGGTGCCCGCCCGCTGAAGCGCGCGGTGCAGAAATATCTGCAGGACCCACTCGCCGACATGATCCTGCGCGGCGAGGTGCCCGACGGCACCACGCTGAAGGTGGATGAAGGCGACGGCGCGCTGGTACTGCGCCGGGGCTGA
- a CDS encoding TonB-dependent receptor domain-containing protein has product MKSSFMRLRAGAAPVVLGFALLSAPAFAQEDAGEAIIVTGSRIANVEIDAVSPVQVIGKEAIANSGVTNIQDLLLENPVFGTPALSRANSAFLTSGTGAATVDLRDLGSDRTLVLIDGRRVVAGIPGSSTVDLNVIPTQFVERVDILTGGASSLYGSDAVAGVVNFVYKKNFEGLEAEGQYGITQKGDDANYRLNLTYGGNFADNRGNLMVHMGYSKQEGILSRNRKDTFYDNADKFAYETGDPADFGTAITPYYSSFASQGSFLAGGKRFTFDADNNLKEGFDVNTDGFNRQYYRTIAVPVERYLFAARGNYELNDNINFYAEGTYANTKSSREIEPFALGSDDVFQASGGLVPIESLVNGVAVLNPYVPAAIAAAAVDQDGDGLRDISFSKRLTDMGTRNGSTSRDFYRFVAGFEGSVFKDFKWDVSYVYGRTSESQQSNGQPNILNFANALSAVTDVNDLNNNGLTTDVICASAEARKQGCVPINIFGFNSISSEAAKYVAAEQSYNTSITQQVVSANLSGSLIELPAGPLGIAIGAEYRKESSSENWDALTNAGLNAGNALPDTRGSFNVKEVYGEVNVPLLADTPFFHRLSLRAAGRISDYSTVGTIYTYNVGAEWSPISDIKFRGGYARSVRAPNVGELFSGLSQTYPSGLNDPCTGIGATGGGVLGDNCRADAGVLANIAANGAFTLTQPDRQGVSGFDSGNPNLREETSDSYTLGVAINPRSIDALRNLTLTVDYYNIGIKGAVVAPPRQFILDQCYREGNQSFCDLVDRRQTATANNSAGSLEFIDAPLFNGGKLKVEGIDVAVAYSTSFDALGSGGRLSGRIAYTRVLDGYVISVPGGEKDKFAGEIGNAKDKFTANLTYGNEKLSWNFTGTYIGKSYEDDQLLRAYGLDKHDISVDAEFYLDTQVRVMPTERVELFFGIDNLLNNKAPRILSGTSFNTTGTNTAADVYDVFGRRFYTGAKFKF; this is encoded by the coding sequence ATGAAAAGTAGCTTTATGCGTTTGCGCGCGGGTGCGGCCCCGGTCGTTCTTGGCTTCGCGCTCCTGTCCGCTCCGGCTTTCGCTCAGGAAGATGCCGGCGAAGCGATCATCGTGACTGGTTCGCGCATCGCAAATGTTGAAATTGATGCCGTTTCGCCTGTCCAGGTGATTGGTAAGGAAGCTATTGCCAATTCGGGTGTCACGAACATCCAGGACCTGCTTCTCGAAAATCCCGTGTTTGGTACGCCTGCGCTCAGCCGTGCAAATTCGGCATTCCTGACGTCGGGCACCGGTGCGGCTACGGTCGATCTTCGCGATCTGGGTTCCGACCGCACGCTCGTTCTCATCGATGGCCGCCGTGTCGTTGCCGGTATTCCCGGTTCGTCGACCGTCGACCTCAACGTCATCCCGACGCAGTTCGTCGAGCGTGTTGACATTCTGACCGGCGGCGCTTCGTCGCTCTATGGCTCTGACGCTGTCGCCGGTGTCGTCAACTTCGTTTACAAGAAGAATTTCGAAGGTCTTGAAGCGGAAGGTCAGTATGGCATCACCCAGAAGGGTGATGATGCCAACTATCGCCTCAACCTGACTTATGGCGGTAACTTCGCTGATAACCGTGGTAACCTGATGGTGCACATGGGTTATTCGAAGCAGGAAGGCATCCTGTCGCGTAACCGCAAGGACACCTTCTACGATAACGCCGACAAATTTGCCTATGAAACCGGCGATCCGGCTGATTTCGGTACCGCAATCACGCCCTATTATTCGAGCTTCGCTTCGCAGGGCAGCTTCCTCGCAGGTGGCAAGCGCTTTACCTTTGACGCGGACAACAATCTGAAGGAAGGCTTTGACGTCAACACTGATGGTTTCAACCGTCAGTATTATCGCACGATCGCTGTGCCTGTTGAGCGTTACCTCTTCGCAGCCCGCGGCAATTACGAGCTTAACGACAACATCAATTTCTACGCTGAAGGCACCTACGCCAACACGAAGTCGTCGCGTGAGATCGAGCCTTTCGCGCTCGGTTCGGACGACGTTTTCCAGGCGTCGGGCGGTCTCGTGCCGATCGAATCGCTGGTCAACGGCGTTGCCGTTCTCAACCCCTATGTTCCGGCAGCGATCGCCGCTGCGGCGGTCGATCAGGACGGCGATGGTCTTCGCGACATCTCCTTCTCGAAGCGCCTTACCGACATGGGCACGCGCAATGGTTCGACCAGCCGTGACTTCTACCGCTTCGTGGCGGGTTTTGAAGGCTCGGTCTTCAAGGACTTCAAGTGGGACGTCAGCTATGTCTATGGCCGCACGTCTGAATCGCAGCAGTCCAATGGTCAGCCGAACATCCTGAACTTCGCCAACGCACTGTCGGCGGTTACGGATGTCAACGATCTGAACAACAACGGTCTCACCACCGACGTCATCTGCGCCAGCGCTGAAGCCCGCAAGCAGGGCTGCGTTCCGATCAACATTTTCGGTTTCAACTCGATCTCGTCCGAAGCGGCGAAATATGTTGCGGCTGAACAGAGCTACAACACGAGCATCACGCAGCAGGTTGTTTCGGCAAACCTCTCCGGTTCGCTGATCGAGCTTCCCGCAGGCCCGCTCGGCATCGCTATCGGTGCTGAATACCGCAAGGAAAGCAGCTCGGAAAATTGGGACGCACTCACCAATGCCGGTCTGAACGCTGGTAACGCACTGCCCGATACCCGTGGTTCGTTCAACGTCAAGGAAGTGTACGGCGAAGTGAACGTGCCGCTTCTTGCGGACACGCCCTTCTTCCACCGCCTCTCGCTGCGTGCGGCAGGTCGTATCTCCGATTATTCGACGGTCGGTACGATCTATACCTATAATGTGGGTGCTGAATGGTCGCCGATCTCGGACATCAAGTTCCGTGGCGGTTATGCACGTTCGGTCCGTGCTCCCAATGTTGGTGAGCTCTTCTCGGGCCTGTCGCAGACCTATCCGAGCGGCCTGAACGATCCGTGCACCGGCATCGGCGCAACTGGCGGCGGCGTTCTGGGTGACAACTGCCGTGCAGACGCTGGCGTGCTGGCAAACATCGCAGCAAATGGCGCATTCACGCTGACTCAGCCGGATCGTCAGGGCGTCAGCGGTTTCGACAGCGGCAACCCCAACCTGCGTGAAGAAACGTCGGATTCGTACACCCTTGGTGTCGCGATCAATCCGCGCTCGATCGACGCGCTTCGTAACCTGACGCTGACGGTCGACTATTACAACATCGGCATCAAGGGTGCCGTTGTTGCTCCGCCGCGCCAGTTCATCCTCGATCAGTGCTACCGCGAAGGTAACCAGTCGTTCTGCGATCTGGTGGATCGTCGTCAGACTGCAACCGCAAACAACAGCGCCGGTTCGCTTGAGTTCATCGATGCGCCGCTGTTCAACGGCGGTAAGCTGAAGGTCGAGGGTATCGACGTCGCGGTTGCATACAGCACCTCGTTCGACGCGCTTGGCAGCGGTGGCCGCCTCAGCGGTCGTATTGCCTATACCCGCGTGCTTGATGGTTATGTCATCTCGGTCCCGGGTGGCGAGAAGGACAAGTTCGCTGGTGAAATCGGTAACGCCAAGGACAAGTTCACCGCCAACCTGACCTATGGCAACGAAAAGCTGAGCTGGAACTTCACCGGTACGTATATCGGCAAGTCCTATGAAGACGATCAGCTGCTGCGCGCCTATGGCCTCGACAAGCACGACATCTCGGTCGATGCGGAATTCTATCTGGATACCCAGGTCCGTGTCATGCCGACCGAGCGTGTTGAACTGTTCTTCGGTATCGATAACCTGCTGAACAACAAGGCACCGCGCATCCTGTCGGGCACCTCGTTCAACACCACCGGTACGAACACTGCCGCAGACGTCTATGACGTTTTCGGTCGTCGCTTCTACACGGGTGCGAAGTTCAAGTTCTGA